taattaatcaaagaaagagacacagagacacagagtcaGAGAGTGTAAATGCATAtagtctctttatctctgccacCATTTTTCTTTGTGAAACAATGCTGATTGAAGTATGGCAACAAATGTGCAATCAAGAAGATAAAAGCCATGTGACAGGGTTGGCAGAATTGGAGAATGGGAAGACTATTTCCAGGTTCTGGGATCTGAAAAACCAGCTTAGATTGCCTGTACCAGACTTCATATTAAAGTCCATTTTTATAAGCCCTTATAAACTTCATGTTTTTGTGCAGGCTCAGAAAGGCAATCCCTGGTGGAGTTATTACGGAATCAGTTCCCTGCATTTCTCTGAGACCACCAGCATTTACCAACATGAACATCCCTACTGGTCAGGACAAAGGGACTGAGACAGGCATAACTGAATCccagaaatatttgaatatttaatattgtggAATCCTTGGTTAAGGTAGACCCTGTGtagaaggagaaaatgaaatctgtccAATAGGAGAAGAGGAAACAGGTCATGAGAACAAGAGTGCTCTGAGTAGCTCTGACCTCAGGGCTGGGATGTTTTGCAGTCCTGGAGCTCTGGAGGTAGAGGACATGCTTGTGATGTTTGTACAGACGGAGCGCCATGTGCCCACTGCTCCAGCCCATGACACTCTGAAAGGTGAGGTCCCGAAGGGCCATGAGGGAGAGGAAAAGCCACCTGACTATTCGTCCAGCTGGTAGCATGTAGCAATATTCAGCATACATTCTAACTCCAGACCCGTTCACGCTGTTgactgctgtgatgtagtggagcAGGTTAGAGCTTATGAGAAGACTAAAGACCCAGAAGAGGAGGAGGTAGGGAAGAAGCTGCCAGGCACTGCGTGGTTTGAGCTTTCTCCAGCAGGTGTTCCTGGGACTGATGGTGATGGCCTGCACTACACTGAGGAGGCAGGTGGTGCAGATGGAGAGGCTCCGAGCCACCCTGTTCAGGTACATCACAGCTTTACAAACAAAGTCACCTAGGAAGTGACTTAAATAAAGGATGGTGGTTATGTCTCTGACCCCTGTGGTGCAAATAATGAGTATGTTTGAAAAAGCCAAGTGGATGAGGATCAGGTTTATGGGTTTTTTCTCAGGACCCATGACTAAAGTATGTATATATCTCAGAAGCACAAGGAAGTTCCCCACAACTCCAGGTCCAGTGAGAGAAAAGAAGATCATTCTCTGGATGATGTCACTCCACGTCATTTTCTAAGTTCAGGAACAGAACTAGAGAAACCTTTCAaggaacaaaaataagtaaaggtGACCAAGGGCAGGCCTGTGCATTATCTCTGTTTTTACTGAAAAGAACAGAATCTGAAATATGTACGTGTCCAtagttctctcctcttcctttttccctgTCTTCGGTCTTATTATGTTGATGCACATGTGGTAACAACTACAATTTAATGCAAGTTTTATGTTAGTGCATAACCTGCATTTCCATAAGAGCCTTCCATGTGTCCCTCATGTCCAGATGAACATGAGCACTTTTCCCCCAACCACTGCACAAGTGCAAGGTCCTCTGTCAGCTCTAAGCCATGATCCTGAGGAACTTCTTTTCATGGCTCACACTCAACAGCTGACCCAACTGGGCTGTGCTGCTGCCCATCTCCCATCCTTGCTACCACCCCTCAAATGAGTATtgggaaataagccaggcacaaagaaaaacaacacaTGTTCTCAGCCATATGAGGAAGCTAACATGTACATCTCAAACAAGTAGAGAATAGAAAAGCAGTTCCCAGAGGCCGGGAAGGGTGCATGAGGGTTTagagggtggagagagaaggGTTAGTGGGTAGGAGGGTGTAGGTGAATACCAGGGGTAACTTTTAGTGTTTTATTGAACAGCAATGTATCTGTGATTGACAGCAATTCAAAGTACGTTTCAGAATTGCAAGTGGAAGGGTACTGAATGTTCCCCAAACAAAGAAAGGATGAAGCTGTAGATGTCTGCATATGGCAGTCATCATACTCTGATCAGAACCCATTGTGTTCAAGTGTTGAAATGTCATGCTGTACCCATGAATCTGTGCAATTACTGTCtgcctataaaaataaaatatacacttgAGTCATATGTATGTGAATGGTAGCTTCTCAAAAGAATGACACTTGACCAAACAGAGCAGCTCACATACTCCAAGCTCCCTATCCAGTAACTAAGGCAGAGGGATGGAACAGACAGGCCCAGCCACTAGCCTGAGGCAGGACTGCCAAAGCTTAGGCACATGTTCCATTCTTCCTCTGGGTGGTTcagatggaacatttttttttttttccctcctccttACCCTGTCCTTACTCTCCATTTCACAAAGAGCATTCCTACATATGACCTTGGACACACTACCTGGCCTCCCTCAGACCCTAACTTGCCATCTGCAAACTGACTGGTGCTTTATGCCAGCCAGGTGTCCTGTGAAAAATAAGGAGCACATGAATGCAGTGCCTAGTCAGTGCCCTGAAGAAGAGGAGACACCATTGTCAGGGTCACTATGGGTCCTCACCTTGCTTGTGGCTTTCTTCACATCTCTATTATTAGGTACTGTGTGTTATTGTTGGTTTAAGCAAGGGGAAAATCAGAAAAAGTACAATCATAATAAAGAAGCCAAGGATATGCCATCCTGAAAAGACTGAAgaacagcagagagcagacaCACTTGAgttaaagcaacaacaaaaatcccagTGCCTGGAGGGAGAGTGCACAAAGGCAGGGAGCCTGCAGGGAAGAGCTCCCCACTGCAGGCTGAAAGCCCACTGCTGCCTGATGCCCCCAAGCCTCCCTCACGCCTGgaacccagcagccctgggctcagAGCATCAGTGGTGCTGCTGCACAGCGGCTCATCCAGGGCCAGACAAGCAGACGCTGCTGGGTGCATTGGGAAGGGATCCCCATCCTCTCCCTGGGTCCTCACACCTTCCTCTTCCACAGGG
The sequence above is drawn from the Lepus europaeus isolate LE1 chromosome 3, mLepTim1.pri, whole genome shotgun sequence genome and encodes:
- the LOC133756386 gene encoding putative vomeronasal receptor-like protein 4 produces the protein MTWSDIIQRMIFFSLTGPGVVGNFLVLLRYIHTLVMGPEKKPINLILIHLAFSNILIICTTGVRDITTILYLSHFLGDFVCKAVMYLNRVARSLSICTTCLLSVVQAITISPRNTCWRKLKPRSAWQLLPYLLLFWVFSLLISSNLLHYITAVNSVNGSGVRMYAEYCYMLPAGRIVRWLFLSLMALRDLTFQSVMGWSSGHMALRLYKHHKHVLYLQSSRTAKHPSPEVRATQSTLVLMTCFLFSYWTDFIFSFYTGSTLTKDSTILNIQIFLGFSYACLSPFVLTSRDVHVGKCWWSQRNAGN